A window of the Oscillospiraceae bacterium genome harbors these coding sequences:
- a CDS encoding ABC-2 transporter permease produces MKALLLKDFYVITKQMKFFLILIIVFAMIPNTSMVAFATMYAAILPVSAMGYDERCKWNTLACMMPYSAKAIVMSKYVMGYLAVAVAVAAATVGTLVQSIFMGSSVLTTFLPTMLVCVCIALGMLALQMPIMVSKGVEKGRMFLLMTFFLIFFMVIFLSNFAEAANLSALPFWKAAFWLLPFLIAAANVLSIHLSKRSYQKKRG; encoded by the coding sequence ATGAAAGCGTTGCTGCTGAAAGATTTTTATGTGATTACCAAACAGATGAAATTCTTTCTCATTTTAATCATTGTATTTGCAATGATACCGAATACCTCTATGGTCGCTTTTGCCACGATGTACGCGGCAATTCTGCCGGTCAGTGCCATGGGCTATGATGAGCGCTGCAAATGGAACACGCTGGCGTGTATGATGCCCTATTCCGCAAAAGCGATTGTCATGAGCAAGTATGTAATGGGTTACCTGGCGGTTGCAGTGGCGGTTGCGGCGGCAACTGTCGGCACTTTGGTACAGAGTATCTTTATGGGCAGCAGCGTGCTGACTACATTTTTGCCGACTATGCTTGTTTGCGTCTGCATAGCGCTGGGTATGCTGGCGCTGCAGATGCCGATTATGGTTTCCAAAGGGGTGGAAAAGGGGCGTATGTTCCTGCTGATGACCTTTTTTCTAATTTTCTTTATGGTAATTTTCCTCTCGAATTTTGCTGAGGCCGCGAACCTTTCAGCACTGCCCTTTTGGAAAGCGGCCTTTTGGCTGTTGCCGTTTTTGATTGCTGCGGCAAATGTATTGTCCATTCATCTTTCCAAGCGTTCCTATCAAAAAAAACGCGGTTAA
- a CDS encoding methylated-DNA--[protein]-cysteine S-methyltransferase — protein MLSYIKMKSPVGTLLLAEDGRGLCQVELKETLMGAQKRQTPLLLQAEEQLNQYFAGKRRKFSLPLSAHGTRFQMQVWQALQQIPYGETRTYAQTAAAAGSPRAFRAAGMACNRNPLMIVVPCHRVIGKDGSLTGFGAGICVKQFLLQLEQKTLRGKV, from the coding sequence ATGCTTTCCTATATAAAAATGAAAAGCCCGGTCGGCACGCTGCTTTTGGCGGAGGACGGCAGGGGACTGTGCCAGGTGGAGCTGAAGGAAACGCTTATGGGAGCGCAGAAAAGGCAGACACCGCTGCTTTTGCAGGCAGAAGAGCAGCTGAACCAATATTTTGCCGGAAAGCGCCGCAAATTTTCCCTGCCGCTTTCTGCCCACGGTACACGCTTTCAAATGCAGGTTTGGCAAGCATTGCAGCAGATTCCTTACGGTGAAACACGTACATACGCCCAAACCGCCGCGGCGGCCGGCAGCCCGCGGGCTTTTCGTGCGGCGGGAATGGCCTGCAACCGCAACCCACTGATGATTGTGGTGCCGTGCCATCGGGTAATCGGTAAAGACGGTTCTCTGACCGGCTTTGGGGCCGGAATCTGCGTCAAACAGTTTTTGCTGCAGCTGGAACAGAAAACGCTGCGGGGAAAGGTATAA
- a CDS encoding DNA alkylation repair protein, translated as MTEETLITKLKALAEPGYRTFSGRLLPPQQAEKLLGVRLPQLRKIAWEIARGDWRSFLRECPDNYFEETMLQGMVIGCAAKEPAEAILYSKAFLPKIDNWSVCDSFCAGLKLARKYPQQMWDFVAPCVTAEGEFTARFGLVMLLDHFAEEAYAPRAFSLLDRMHSSGYYAKMAAAWAVSVYYVHCPQMTEAYLDCSQLDDFTYNKALQKITESYRVTPAQKAAVRARKRG; from the coding sequence ATGACAGAAGAAACACTCATCACCAAACTGAAAGCTTTGGCAGAGCCGGGCTACCGTACATTTTCCGGCAGGCTGCTGCCACCACAGCAAGCCGAAAAACTGCTGGGGGTGCGCCTGCCGCAGCTGAGAAAAATTGCCTGGGAAATTGCCCGCGGCGACTGGCGCTCTTTTTTGCGGGAATGCCCGGACAATTATTTTGAGGAAACCATGCTTCAGGGAATGGTTATCGGCTGTGCGGCAAAAGAACCGGCAGAGGCCATTTTGTACAGCAAAGCTTTTTTACCGAAAATTGACAACTGGTCGGTCTGCGACAGCTTTTGCGCGGGGCTGAAACTGGCCCGTAAATATCCGCAGCAGATGTGGGACTTTGTTGCGCCCTGTGTTACTGCAGAGGGCGAGTTTACCGCACGCTTTGGTCTTGTAATGCTGCTGGATCATTTTGCAGAGGAAGCCTATGCTCCGCGTGCGTTTTCGCTACTGGACCGCATGCACAGCAGCGGTTACTATGCCAAAATGGCAGCGGCCTGGGCGGTTTCCGTGTATTACGTCCACTGTCCGCAGATGACGGAAGCTTATCTAGATTGCAGCCAACTGGATGATTTTACGTACAATAAAGCTTTGCAAAAAATCACAGAATCTTACCGCGTGACGCCTGCGCAAAAAGCCGCCGTGCGCGCCAGAAAACGCGGTTAA
- a CDS encoding cytidylate kinase-like family protein — MQNLITIARQYGSGGRQIGQLLAEKLQVPFYDKQLVAMAAKKSGVSEAFFQSADEKHASSILYSLVMGNYCFGMPRTATNLPLNDQLFLLQEQIIKEAAEKGPCVIVGRCANYILRDRPHIFRVFLYADRKFRVQHAVSDYGIDPKKAEEIVTKTDKQRASYCSFYTSQHWNDPECYDLCLNTGNISFEGAVQLIIEASSMKTN; from the coding sequence ATGCAAAACCTGATTACCATCGCCCGCCAATACGGCAGCGGCGGCCGCCAAATCGGCCAGCTGCTGGCAGAAAAACTGCAGGTGCCGTTTTACGACAAGCAGCTGGTAGCTATGGCCGCCAAAAAAAGCGGCGTCAGCGAAGCTTTCTTTCAGTCCGCAGACGAAAAGCATGCCAGCAGCATTCTGTATTCTTTGGTAATGGGCAATTATTGTTTCGGAATGCCCAGGACCGCTACCAACCTGCCCCTGAATGATCAGCTGTTTCTGCTGCAAGAGCAAATTATCAAAGAAGCTGCCGAAAAAGGCCCGTGTGTAATTGTGGGCCGCTGTGCCAATTATATTCTGCGCGACCGGCCGCACATCTTTCGGGTCTTTCTCTATGCCGACCGCAAATTTCGCGTACAGCACGCTGTCAGTGACTACGGCATTGACCCCAAAAAGGCGGAAGAAATCGTCACCAAGACCGACAAGCAGCGCGCTTCTTACTGCAGCTTTTATACCAGTCAGCACTGGAACGACCCCGAATGCTACGATTTGTGCCTAAATACCGGAAACATCAGCTTTGAGGGTGCTGTACAGTTGATTATCGAAGCAAGCAGCATGAAAACAAATTAA
- a CDS encoding ABC transporter substrate-binding protein, with protein sequence MMKKYGKRFLAAALAGVMALACTACAGSGAAASSGSASAAGSAAAGSKKIGVIQYTTVPSLDNCYKGFLKGLEDEGYVKDKNLTIDFQNAQAETATADTEAQTMATKKYDLIGAIATPAAMSAYAAAKANDIPVVFTAVSDPVAAKLVKSLDQPGSVATGSSDQLPLEAQVKMIRAFLPKAKKIGILYTTSEPNSVSTLERLKKIAPKYNFEVVGQGVTNDSEVASGAQALVAKGVDCFNNFTDNNVVNNLQSELQAANKAGIPVFGSEEEQVRGGCLASVSIDYTALGEETGKIAGKILKGEAKPQDTKVYTSESGTPIYNTDVVSTLKLTVPTDYQNATKTTTTKKA encoded by the coding sequence ATGATGAAAAAGTATGGCAAACGTTTTTTGGCGGCAGCTCTTGCGGGGGTTATGGCACTGGCCTGCACGGCCTGTGCAGGCAGCGGTGCGGCAGCTTCTTCCGGCAGTGCGTCTGCTGCCGGTTCTGCGGCGGCAGGCAGTAAAAAAATCGGCGTAATTCAGTATACGACCGTTCCTTCATTGGACAACTGCTACAAGGGCTTTTTGAAGGGCCTTGAGGACGAGGGCTATGTCAAAGATAAAAACCTGACGATTGATTTCCAAAACGCCCAGGCAGAAACCGCTACAGCAGATACAGAAGCCCAAACCATGGCAACGAAAAAATATGACCTGATTGGTGCCATTGCCACTCCGGCAGCAATGAGCGCCTATGCCGCAGCAAAGGCAAATGATATTCCGGTCGTTTTTACGGCAGTCAGTGACCCGGTGGCGGCAAAATTGGTGAAGAGCCTCGACCAGCCCGGCAGCGTTGCTACCGGCAGCAGCGACCAGCTGCCTCTGGAAGCACAGGTCAAGATGATTCGCGCGTTTTTGCCAAAAGCAAAGAAAATCGGTATTTTGTATACCACCAGTGAGCCCAATTCTGTTTCTACTTTAGAGCGGCTGAAAAAGATCGCGCCAAAGTACAATTTTGAGGTGGTCGGCCAAGGCGTAACCAACGACAGCGAGGTAGCTTCTGGTGCACAGGCACTGGTTGCCAAGGGCGTTGACTGCTTTAACAACTTCACCGACAACAACGTAGTCAACAACCTGCAGAGCGAACTGCAGGCAGCTAATAAGGCTGGCATTCCGGTTTTTGGCTCGGAAGAAGAGCAGGTACGCGGCGGATGCCTTGCCTCTGTCAGCATCGACTACACCGCCCTGGGTGAAGAAACCGGCAAAATCGCCGGCAAGATTTTGAAAGGTGAAGCAAAACCGCAGGATACAAAAGTGTATACCAGCGAAAGTGGTACACCAATTTATAATACGGATGTTGTCAGCACTTTAAAACTGACAGTGCCGACAGATTATCAAAACGCCACAAAGACCACAACAACTAAAAAAGCCTGA
- a CDS encoding ABC transporter permease, whose product MDIFLGLVQVVLREGFIYGIMAVGVYITYKVLDFPDLTVDGSFPLGACTAAMLITAGVNPWLACLICFAAGAAAGAVTGFLHVRLHITDLLSGILVMTALYSVNMAITGKKAVVSFFDMPTIFSSGLGGTLHSALGQWGWVIMAAIVCLVIKLVIDLYLKTRSGLLLRAAGSNAKFVVSLGKDPGRMKILGLILGNGLTALSGCVLAQQKESADVTSGTGMVVMSLAAVIIGVSLLGRVRWMKPTMMAVIGMILYRACLTVAMQLGLDTNYLKMLMSIIFVIALVASRFASGRRKHNVVTVDRSSI is encoded by the coding sequence TTGGATATCTTTCTGGGCCTTGTGCAGGTTGTGCTGCGTGAGGGATTCATTTACGGCATTATGGCAGTGGGTGTCTACATCACCTATAAAGTGCTGGATTTTCCGGATTTAACCGTAGACGGCTCGTTTCCGCTGGGCGCGTGCACGGCGGCAATGCTGATTACGGCGGGGGTAAACCCATGGCTTGCCTGCCTGATTTGTTTCGCGGCTGGCGCGGCGGCTGGCGCAGTTACAGGCTTTTTGCATGTGCGGCTGCATATTACAGACCTGCTTTCCGGTATTTTGGTGATGACAGCCCTTTACAGTGTGAATATGGCGATTACCGGGAAGAAAGCGGTTGTGTCTTTCTTTGATATGCCCACGATTTTCAGCAGTGGGCTGGGCGGCACTCTGCACAGCGCTTTGGGCCAGTGGGGCTGGGTCATTATGGCCGCCATTGTGTGTCTGGTAATTAAGCTGGTTATTGACCTTTACCTGAAAACGCGCTCGGGCCTTTTGCTGCGGGCGGCAGGCAGCAACGCAAAGTTCGTTGTTTCGCTGGGCAAAGATCCCGGCCGTATGAAGATTTTGGGCTTGATTTTGGGCAATGGCCTTACGGCCCTTTCTGGCTGTGTACTGGCACAGCAGAAAGAGAGCGCTGACGTTACCTCTGGTACCGGCATGGTGGTTATGTCACTGGCAGCGGTTATCATTGGCGTATCTCTGCTGGGCAGAGTGCGCTGGATGAAGCCGACGATGATGGCGGTTATCGGCATGATTCTGTACCGCGCCTGCTTGACTGTCGCCATGCAGCTAGGGCTGGATACCAATTACCTGAAAATGCTGATGTCTATTATCTTTGTCATCGCGCTGGTAGCAAGCCGGTTTGCGTCCGGGAGGAGGAAGCACAATGTCGTCACAGTCGACCGCAGCAGCATCTGA
- a CDS encoding ATP-binding cassette domain-containing protein, whose product MSSQSTAAASEPLVRMQHIYKTFNPGSVNEVVLFQNFNLQIEKGSFVAVVGSNGSGKTTILNLLCGSIPVDSGSIFLKKRDITKLKEHTRSRFIGRVFQDPAMGTCPSLTVLENMALADNKGGSFLLQPGINRRRADYYKQELSLLHMGLEDKLGVQVGSLSGGQRQALALLIATMTPIDLLILDEHTAALDPSSSNNVMELTQRVAEEKHVTMLMVTHNLKFAVAYGDRLIMMHRGNIILDAAGEKKKALDVHDLTNRFDEISVEDGN is encoded by the coding sequence ATGTCGTCACAGTCGACCGCAGCAGCATCTGAGCCGCTGGTTCGTATGCAGCATATCTACAAAACCTTTAATCCCGGTTCTGTCAATGAAGTGGTGCTGTTCCAGAACTTTAATCTGCAGATTGAAAAGGGTAGCTTTGTCGCGGTGGTTGGCAGCAACGGCTCCGGAAAAACCACGATTTTAAACCTGCTCTGTGGCAGCATTCCGGTAGATTCCGGTTCTATCTTTTTGAAAAAGCGTGATATCACAAAGCTTAAAGAACACACGCGCTCGCGCTTTATCGGCCGTGTGTTCCAAGACCCAGCCATGGGCACGTGCCCGTCTTTGACAGTGCTGGAAAATATGGCGCTGGCCGACAACAAGGGCGGCAGCTTTTTACTGCAGCCTGGTATCAACCGCCGCCGCGCCGATTATTACAAACAAGAGCTTTCTCTGCTTCACATGGGGCTTGAGGATAAACTCGGCGTACAGGTGGGCAGCCTTTCGGGTGGGCAGCGGCAGGCGCTGGCGCTGCTTATTGCAACCATGACGCCGATTGACCTGCTGATTTTGGACGAACACACCGCTGCACTGGACCCGAGTTCCAGCAACAATGTGATGGAGCTGACGCAGCGGGTTGCCGAAGAAAAACACGTGACTATGCTGATGGTAACGCATAATCTGAAGTTTGCGGTTGCCTATGGCGACCGGCTCATCATGATGCACCGCGGAAATATCATTTTAGATGCGGCTGGCGAAAAGAAAAAAGCACTGGATGTCCACGACCTGACCAATCGCTTTGATGAAATCAGCGTAGAGGACGGCAACTGA
- a CDS encoding polysaccharide biosynthesis C-terminal domain-containing protein, translating into MNKYKKLMSNTLIFAIGTFSSKILTILMTRFNTAALGSDFGTASVLQDMGNVLIPLFSLQIVDGVTRFGLDRRYNKKDVFTVSLLVTCIGAAVLLILSPLLEKIPGLTFIQGRSLLVAIFVFTSSLRNMCSQFVRAREMVKLYAFEGILTTFTTVVFTLLFLYPLHMGVTGFMLGIILPDLLGAIFLFWIADLKQFVRFRGLDHLTAAQMLKYSAPLIPNKIAFWITNCSDRMMVQVMTNKTISSVFAASYKIPNLISLVVSVFLDAWQMSSITEEKGRARFFTQVFHAMSAIIFVGSALVILLCRPLINLLTAHSFHVGWVYVPILVLATAFSCLCSFLGTVYMVEKRSINNMVTTIIAAVINVILNLLLIRKWGPQGAATATLISYLVMFVIRVIDTRRFIRVHFSPMRLLADSLLLSFEAFVMIKNVSHSILYCALLTLLMIIMNFQPLMQSVRKVLPANVLEKMPTWLSGEKKSVSVQKAAPHTESTHTREAFARDEEYARSKKPAPQQHHSHGSSSVDEEDGFDYEAYLQEQAKKEDKDFSHDRYRH; encoded by the coding sequence TTGAATAAATATAAAAAACTAATGTCCAATACGCTGATTTTTGCAATCGGCACTTTCAGTTCCAAAATTCTCACCATTCTGATGACTCGCTTCAATACAGCGGCTCTGGGCAGTGATTTTGGCACTGCCAGTGTCCTGCAGGATATGGGCAACGTGCTAATTCCGCTGTTTTCTCTGCAGATTGTCGACGGTGTCACCCGCTTTGGTCTGGACCGCCGCTACAACAAAAAAGATGTCTTTACAGTCAGTCTGCTGGTAACCTGCATTGGCGCGGCTGTGCTTTTGATTTTGTCACCGTTGCTGGAAAAGATACCGGGGCTGACTTTTATACAAGGGCGCAGCCTTTTGGTCGCCATCTTTGTCTTTACTTCTTCGCTGCGCAATATGTGCAGTCAATTTGTGCGTGCACGCGAAATGGTAAAGCTCTATGCCTTTGAGGGAATTCTAACGACCTTTACCACGGTTGTCTTTACGCTGCTGTTCCTGTACCCGCTGCACATGGGTGTCACAGGATTTATGCTTGGCATTATTCTGCCGGATCTTTTGGGCGCAATTTTCTTATTCTGGATAGCAGACCTAAAGCAGTTTGTCCGTTTCCGCGGTCTGGACCATCTGACCGCGGCACAGATGCTCAAATACTCTGCCCCGCTGATTCCAAACAAAATTGCTTTCTGGATTACAAACTGCTCTGACCGCATGATGGTTCAGGTAATGACAAACAAAACCATCAGCAGTGTTTTTGCAGCCTCGTATAAAATACCAAACCTGATTTCTTTGGTCGTCAGTGTCTTTTTGGATGCCTGGCAGATGTCCTCGATTACAGAAGAAAAGGGCCGGGCGCGCTTCTTTACACAGGTCTTTCACGCCATGTCCGCCATTATCTTTGTCGGCAGCGCGCTGGTGATTCTGCTGTGCCGTCCACTGATTAATCTGCTGACTGCACACAGCTTTCATGTTGGCTGGGTCTATGTGCCTATCTTGGTGCTTGCCACTGCTTTCTCCTGCCTATGCAGCTTTTTAGGCACGGTTTATATGGTGGAAAAGCGCAGCATTAACAACATGGTTACAACGATTATTGCCGCTGTAATCAATGTTATTTTAAATCTGCTCTTGATTCGCAAATGGGGCCCGCAAGGCGCCGCCACAGCCACTTTAATTTCTTACCTGGTTATGTTTGTCATACGCGTAATTGACACCCGCCGCTTTATCCGGGTGCATTTTAGCCCCATGCGCCTTTTGGCCGACAGCCTGCTGCTTTCTTTTGAAGCATTTGTTATGATTAAGAATGTTTCCCACAGCATTCTTTACTGTGCGCTCTTGACCCTGCTGATGATTATCATGAATTTCCAGCCGCTGATGCAGTCTGTGCGCAAAGTACTGCCGGCTAATGTACTGGAAAAAATGCCCACATGGCTTTCCGGTGAAAAGAAATCCGTTTCCGTTCAAAAGGCAGCTCCCCATACAGAAAGCACCCACACCCGCGAGGCCTTCGCCCGCGATGAAGAATACGCGCGCAGCAAGAAGCCTGCCCCGCAGCAGCATCACAGCCACGGCAGTTCGAGCGTTGATGAAGAGGACGGCTTTGACTATGAAGCCTACCTGCAAGAGCAGGCGAAAAAAGAGGACAAGGATTTTTCACATGACCGTTACCGCCACTAA
- a CDS encoding TIGR01440 family protein — MSESLEELRTLAGKAAEELLQIAKVRPGGLMVVGCSSSEVGGHRIGTDSNVETAAAIFDGIYEQVKKHGLFLAAQCCEHLNRALIIEREAAEKFGYEQVNVVPQPKAGGSFGTTAYARFADPIAVEHVRADCGMDIGGTLIGMHLKEVAVPVRLSIDHLGEAVLLCARTRPKFVGGGRAHYDDSLL, encoded by the coding sequence ATGAGTGAAAGTTTGGAAGAACTGCGTACACTTGCCGGAAAAGCTGCGGAAGAATTGCTGCAGATAGCAAAAGTGCGGCCCGGCGGGCTGATGGTTGTCGGCTGCTCTTCCAGCGAGGTTGGCGGGCACCGCATTGGCACTGACAGCAATGTGGAAACAGCCGCTGCCATTTTTGACGGCATCTATGAGCAGGTAAAAAAGCACGGCCTGTTTTTGGCAGCTCAGTGCTGCGAGCATTTAAACCGTGCGCTGATTATCGAGCGCGAAGCGGCGGAAAAATTTGGGTACGAGCAGGTGAATGTTGTGCCGCAGCCAAAGGCCGGCGGCTCTTTTGGCACCACCGCCTATGCGCGCTTTGCCGACCCGATTGCGGTAGAGCATGTACGCGCGGACTGCGGCATGGACATTGGCGGAACTCTGATTGGTATGCACTTAAAAGAAGTTGCGGTGCCTGTGCGCCTTTCGATAGATCATTTGGGTGAGGCGGTACTGCTGTGTGCGCGCACCCGGCCAAAGTTTGTCGGCGGGGGCCGGGCACACTATGATGACAGCCTGCTGTAA
- a CDS encoding YwaF family protein, whose protein sequence is MQQAAPYLKFFFTYESDLPEGIGFSHFGTAHLVWLGLLFVCGLLFYRRFSHWNKKKQQRALRWLGIIQVLLEGMRLYVLWHIHRLSVYELPLHLCGMAGFLCLLHAYTEWDWLSQVLYALCLPGTLAALLFPNWIKYPAFHFITIQSFLLHALIVLYVACALACGRIQPNFRHFWKPLVFLAVVLPPVYLFDLHFAANYFFLCVPEAGTPLQWFADRMGNPGYLLGYAGLTLAIMLLMYLPAAGRHKKHNRA, encoded by the coding sequence ATGCAGCAGGCAGCGCCTTATTTAAAGTTCTTTTTTACATACGAATCTGATTTGCCGGAAGGAATCGGCTTCTCTCATTTCGGGACAGCACACCTCGTGTGGCTGGGACTTTTATTTGTATGCGGCCTGCTGTTTTATCGCCGCTTTTCACACTGGAACAAGAAAAAGCAGCAACGGGCGCTGCGCTGGCTCGGCATTATACAGGTGCTGCTGGAAGGAATGCGCTTATATGTCTTGTGGCACATTCATCGCCTGTCCGTCTACGAACTGCCGCTGCACTTGTGTGGTATGGCGGGATTTCTGTGCCTGCTGCACGCGTATACCGAATGGGACTGGCTTTCGCAGGTACTGTATGCGCTGTGTCTGCCGGGCACGCTGGCAGCGCTGCTATTTCCAAACTGGATAAAGTACCCCGCGTTTCATTTCATCACAATACAAAGCTTTCTGCTGCATGCACTCATCGTTTTGTATGTGGCGTGTGCACTGGCCTGCGGCAGAATCCAGCCAAACTTCAGGCATTTCTGGAAACCGCTTGTGTTCCTGGCGGTCGTACTGCCGCCGGTCTATCTTTTTGACCTGCACTTTGCCGCCAATTACTTTTTCCTGTGCGTACCAGAGGCGGGCACCCCGCTGCAGTGGTTTGCCGACCGCATGGGCAACCCCGGGTACCTGCTCGGCTATGCAGGACTGACTTTGGCAATTATGCTGCTGATGTACCTGCCGGCTGCTGGTCGGCACAAAAAGCACAACAGAGCATAA
- a CDS encoding nitroreductase family protein, which produces MNPIFTRTSIRSYQKEPIGEKDLQLLLKAGMAAPSAGNQQPWEFYVVRDPAVLQKLAKASPYSGCTAKAPAALVLCCRKEGLRYAEDAPLDMSACCENILLEATALGLGAVWLGIYPQKDRMQAAAAALHLPETLEAFSIVPVGYPEKAAAAQDRFDSTRIHTIG; this is translated from the coding sequence TTGAACCCGATTTTTACCAGGACCAGTATCCGCAGCTACCAAAAGGAACCGATAGGGGAAAAGGACCTGCAGCTGCTCTTAAAAGCCGGTATGGCGGCACCCTCCGCGGGGAATCAGCAGCCATGGGAATTTTACGTGGTGCGGGACCCCGCCGTCCTGCAAAAGCTCGCAAAGGCCAGCCCCTATTCCGGCTGCACTGCAAAGGCGCCCGCCGCGCTGGTGCTCTGCTGCCGAAAAGAGGGCCTGCGCTATGCAGAGGACGCCCCACTGGATATGAGCGCCTGCTGTGAAAACATTTTGCTGGAGGCTACCGCACTGGGCCTTGGCGCCGTATGGCTGGGCATTTATCCGCAAAAGGACCGTATGCAGGCAGCAGCAGCCGCTCTGCATCTGCCCGAAACTTTAGAAGCTTTCTCGATTGTGCCGGTTGGCTACCCCGAAAAAGCCGCCGCTGCACAGGACCGCTTTGACAGCACAAGAATTCATACCATCGGCTAA
- a CDS encoding SGNH/GDSL hydrolase family protein: MREMQIDQVPNLHIFGRAGKIRCPLNLFWTGSGIEMNVRAGELWIETIADYGLYEPWFCVLVDDVPVMRQMALRGQHWVPILRTAEGTEELHNVKIIREVQAMHGDPQSFLQLNAVRTDGEFCPLSAKAGRIEFIGDSITAGEGTVGTKGEMNWSSMVFSSVRTYAYQTAHMLHADFRILAQSGWGILSDWEGDPACSLPRYYTKVCGVLCGEENRQRGALTENDFASWQPNVVVINLGTNDRGAFDQPPKFRDASGVLFDQKLCADGSMDKACVRRLQHAVVDFLYQLRQCNPGACLMWAYGMLGADLADTLRQAIEAYRAKSGDSNVKFVLLPQATEETIGSRGHPGSENHRQAAEVLAPKIIPYLNK, encoded by the coding sequence ATGCGGGAAATGCAAATTGACCAGGTTCCAAATCTGCATATTTTCGGCCGGGCGGGCAAAATCCGCTGCCCACTGAACCTTTTTTGGACAGGCAGCGGGATTGAGATGAACGTGCGCGCGGGCGAGCTTTGGATAGAAACTATAGCAGATTACGGTTTGTACGAGCCATGGTTCTGTGTTTTGGTCGATGATGTTCCGGTTATGCGGCAGATGGCTCTGCGCGGGCAGCACTGGGTCCCAATTCTGCGTACAGCAGAGGGAACAGAAGAACTGCACAATGTTAAAATCATACGGGAAGTGCAGGCGATGCACGGCGACCCCCAAAGCTTTCTGCAGTTGAATGCAGTACGCACCGACGGTGAGTTTTGTCCGCTGTCAGCAAAAGCCGGCCGTATTGAGTTTATCGGCGACAGCATTACAGCGGGAGAGGGCACAGTTGGCACAAAAGGGGAGATGAACTGGAGCTCTATGGTCTTCAGTTCCGTGCGCACTTATGCGTATCAAACTGCGCATATGCTGCACGCGGATTTCCGCATTCTGGCGCAGAGCGGCTGGGGCATTCTTTCAGATTGGGAGGGCGACCCTGCATGCAGTCTGCCGCGATACTATACAAAGGTGTGTGGCGTGCTCTGCGGCGAAGAAAACCGGCAGCGGGGGGCTTTAACGGAGAATGACTTTGCCTCGTGGCAGCCGAATGTGGTGGTTATCAACCTTGGCACAAATGACCGGGGCGCTTTTGACCAGCCGCCCAAATTCCGCGATGCAAGCGGTGTGCTGTTCGACCAGAAACTGTGTGCAGACGGCAGCATGGATAAAGCCTGTGTGCGGCGGCTGCAGCACGCCGTGGTCGATTTTCTGTATCAGCTGCGGCAGTGCAATCCCGGTGCGTGCCTGATGTGGGCCTACGGGATGCTGGGAGCAGATTTAGCCGATACGCTGCGGCAGGCGATAGAGGCCTATAGGGCAAAGAGCGGCGACAGCAATGTCAAATTTGTGCTGCTGCCGCAGGCCACAGAAGAAACGATTGGTTCCCGTGGACACCCCGGTTCCGAAAATCACCGACAGGCCGCCGAGGTTTTGGCGCCAAAAATCATTCCGTATCTGAATAAATGA